In Crassostrea angulata isolate pt1a10 chromosome 4, ASM2561291v2, whole genome shotgun sequence, one genomic interval encodes:
- the LOC128181921 gene encoding uncharacterized protein LOC128181921 — protein sequence MKLIALLLCVCEGMLTLKDGYDYLQWNKRLEGRFLTIISRVSPLDCAEECIVRTGCLSFNYLRSAIFCELNYASDLIEDEVLTDSVGWVYGRREHWSMLMTDRCLNSSCTQVEKCIESLDNHGCTLSQCHPSTLNLRPNVELSKSNMSLDFGNTHTVVCAEGSVPSGGDGHVQCLWNASWTTVNLKCRSTCTGTKRNIENREYCFMREHLSWSLAKEQCYLLGANLLEIDTLQENLQISQQLESLQRVFWPIDLWWTGGSDNGQEGIWRWNFSGRYFTDNYNSWQAGEPDGGTRENCLLTSLSAYWQDEPCANSYGYVCERQLGL from the exons ATGAAGTTGATTGCACTGCTCCTCTGTGTCTGTGAAGGAATGTTGACACTTAAGGATGGCTATGATTACTTACAGTGGAACAAGAGACTTGAAGGAAGATTCCTGACCATCATTTCGAGGGTCAGCCCTCTGGATTGTGCGGAAGAATGTATAGTTAGAACCGGATGTCTGTCCTTCAACTACCTACGGTCAGCCATATTCTGTGAGTTAAACTACGCCAGTGACCTTATAGAGGACGAGGTACTTACAGACTCGGTCGGATGGGTCTATGGTAGAAGGGAGCATTGGTCTATG TTGATGACAGATAGATGCCTTAATTCCAGTTGTACACAGGTTGAAAAATGTATAGAGTCTCTAGACAACCATGGATGTACTTTGTCTC AGTGTCATCCATCAACTCTAAATCTTCGTCCAAACGTCGAGCTTTCGAAGTCCAACATGTCCTTGGATTTTGGGAACACACATACAGTGGTGTGCGCTGAGGGCTCTGTTCCTTCCGGTGGTGATGGACACGTTCAATGTCTCTGGAACGCCTCCTGGACGACAGTCAATTTAAAATGCAGAA gtacatgtaccggAACGAAAAGAAATATCGAAAACAGAGAATACTGCTTCATGAGGGAACATTTATCATGGAGTTTAGCTAAG GAACAGTGTTATCTACTTGGTGCAAACCTGCTTGAAATAGACACCCTGCAGGAAAACCTCCAGATTTCTCAACAGCTGGAGTCGCTGCAACGTGTATTTT GGCCTATTGATTTGTGGTGGACAGGTGGTTCTGATAACGGACAAGAAGGCATATGGAGGTGGAACTTTTCTGGCAGATACTTCACCGACAATTACAATTCTTGGCAAGCCGGTGAACCTGATGGAGGAACAAGAGAAAATTGTTTATTGACTTCTCTTTCTGCATACTGGCAAGATGAACCGTGTGCAAATAGTTATGGTTATGTTTGCGAACGTCAGCTTGGTTTATGA